Proteins encoded in a region of the Sugiyamaella lignohabitans strain CBS 10342 chromosome B, complete sequence genome:
- the SUI3 gene encoding translation initiation factor eIF2 subunit beta (Beta subunit of the translation initiation factor eIF2; involved in the identification of the start codon; proposed to be involved in mRNA binding; GO_component: GO:0016282 - eukaryotic 43S preinitiation complex [Evidence IDA] [PMID 12008673]; GO_component: GO:0005850 - eukaryotic translation initiation factor 2 complex [Evidence IDA,IMP] [PMID 12137565]; GO_component: GO:0043614 - multi-eIF complex [Evidence IDA] [PMID 11018020]; GO_component: GO:0043614 - multi-eIF complex [Evidence IDA] [PMID 15838098]; GO_function: GO:0003729 - mRNA binding [Evidence IDA] [PMID 9858542]; GO_function: GO:0046872 - metal ion binding [Evidence IEA]; GO_function: GO:0003743 - translation initiation factor activity [Evidence IEA,IEA]; GO_function: GO:0003743 - translation initiation factor activity [Evidence IMP] [PMID 12137565]; GO_function: GO:0031369 - translation initiation factor binding [Evidence IDA,IPI] [PMID 15145951]; GO_function: GO:0031369 - translation initiation factor binding [Evidence IDA,IPI] [PMID 22683627]; GO_function: GO:0031369 - translation initiation factor binding [Evidence IDA,IPI] [PMID 9395514]; GO_process: GO:0001731 - formation of translation preinitiation complex [Evidence IDA] [PMID 12008673]; GO_process: GO:0001731 - formation of translation preinitiation complex [Evidence IMP] [PMID 16449648]; GO_process: GO:0006412 - translation [Evidence IEA]; GO_process: GO:0006413 - translational initiation [Evidence IEA,IEA]): MAEVEQQISSTPAAENNEEVSFFFHYDKTTVHIRSSNGGHEHTTLFDPSLKKKKKSSKSKPTFEDVGNEVDDLKSELEKKKKKKKEKKSEDGESREGTPVGDEAGEAGAFEFKKKKKKSKSAATSAFDAQLEEAGVEGEATTEKATAKNKYSNVNADGDPDFTYEELLSRFFSILRENNPDLAGDRTGIKYKIPPPAVARDGNKKSLFSNVKDIADRMHRPTEHVIQFLFAELGTSGSVDGSNRLVIKGRFQQKQIETVLRRYIIEYVTCKTCKSVNTKLTKENRLYFLECNSCGSRRSVSSIKTGYQAIIKRGRK; this comes from the exons ATGGCCGAAGTTGAACAACAAATTAGCAGTACGCCTGCTGCAGAGAATAATGAAGAggtaagtttttttttccattaTGATAAGACCACCGTTCATATAAGGTCAAGCAACGGCGGCCATGAACACACA ACCCTCTTTGATCCATCactgaaaaagaagaagaagtcttCGAAGAGTAAGCCTACTTTTGAAGATGTTGGCAACGAAGTTGACGACCTGAAGTCTGAGcttgaaaagaagaaaaagaagaagaaggaaaagaagtCTGAGGATGGCGAAAGCAGGGAGGGAACACCAGTTGGAGATGAAGCTggcgaagcaggagctttTGAGTttaagaaaaagaagaagaagagcaagtCTGCTGCAACCTCTGCATTCGACGCTCAGTTAGAAGAAGCTGGAGTCGAGGGTGAAGCAACTACTGAAAAGGCCACTGCCAAGAACAAATATAGCAACGTCAATGCCGATGGCGACCCTGACTTCACTTATGAAGAGCTTCTTTCTAGATTTTTCTCTATCCTCCGTGAGAACAACCCTGATTTGGCTGGTGATAGAACTGGTATTAAGTATAAGATTCCTCCTCCCGCTGTTGCTCGTGATGGTAACAAGAAGTCACTATTTTCGAACGTCAAAGATATTGCCGATAGAATGCATCGTCCCACAGAGCATGTTATTCAATTCCTGTTTGCTGAGTTGGGTACTTCAGGATCTGTGGACGGTTCCAACCGTTTGGTTATCAAGGGACGATTCCAACAGAAGCAAATCGAGACTGTCCTGCGTCGTTATATTATTGAATATGTGACTTGTAAAACTTGTAAATCCGTCAACACCAAGCTTACCAAAGAGAATAGACTGTACTTTTTGGAGTGTAACAGCTGTGGATCTAGAAGATCAGTTTCTTCTATCAAGACGGGTTACCAAGCCATTATCAAGCGTGGAAGAAAATAA
- a CDS encoding Hexose transporter 2, whose product MSSDSLPSLKEHPESDDVTQASTIRKGASPSKSSYLLVSTLCIFAAMGGLIFGGYDTGTILAYVNMPVSSRN is encoded by the coding sequence ATGAGTTCCGATTCACTGCCTTCTTTAAAAGAACATCCGGAAAGTGACGATGTCACTCAAGCTTCCACCATAAGAAAAGGTGCTTCACCATCCAAGTCAAGTTATTTGCTCGTCTCTACCCTATGTATATTTGCTGCAATGGGAGGTCTTATCTTTGGCGGCTATGACACAGGAACGATTTTAGCTTATGTTAATATGCCCGTTTCCTCGAGAAATTAG
- a CDS encoding enolase C-terminal domain-like protein — MPSPLETDTRKGLSAEANQSNKITKIETFRVPPRWLFIRVETEQGIVGWGEATLEGHGEAVEGAIEDFKERFIGWEASNIEDICKCSYYLNPL; from the coding sequence ATGCCATCTCCTCTTGAAACTGACACCCGTAAGGGTTTATCTGCTGAGGCCAACCAGTCCAACAAAATTACAAAAATCGAGACATTCAGGGTCCCACCCCGCTGGTTGTTTATTCGAGTCGAAACTGAACAAGGCATCGTGGGATGGGGTGAAGCAACCTTAGAGGGCCATGGAGAAGCTGTTGAGGGCGCTATTGAGGACTTCAAGGAACGTTTTATTGGCTGGGAAGCGTCGAACATTGAAGATATTTGTAAGTGTTCTTATTATCTTAACCCATTATAA
- the CYB2 gene encoding Cyb2p (Cytochrome b2 (L-lactate cytochrome-c oxidoreductase); component of the mitochondrial intermembrane space, required for lactate utilization; expression is repressed by glucose and anaerobic conditions; GO_component: GO:0005758 - mitochondrial intermembrane space [Evidence IEA]; GO_component: GO:0005758 - mitochondrial intermembrane space [Evidence IDA] [PMID 3004948]; GO_component: GO:0005758 - mitochondrial intermembrane space [Evidence IDA] [PMID 6290489]; GO_component: GO:0005739 - mitochondrion [Evidence IEA]; GO_component: GO:0005739 - mitochondrion [Evidence IDA] [PMID 11502169]; GO_component: GO:0005739 - mitochondrion [Evidence IDA] [PMID 16823961]; GO_component: GO:0070469 - respiratory chain [Evidence IEA]; GO_function: GO:0010181 - FMN binding [Evidence IEA]; GO_function: GO:0004460 - L-lactate dehydrogenase (cytochrome) activity [Evidence IEA]; GO_function: GO:0004460 - L-lactate dehydrogenase (cytochrome) activity [Evidence IDA] [PMID 3004948]; GO_function: GO:0003824 - catalytic activity [Evidence IEA]; GO_function: GO:0020037 - heme binding [Evidence IEA]; GO_function: GO:0046872 - metal ion binding [Evidence IEA]; GO_function: GO:0016491 - oxidoreductase activity [Evidence IEA,IEA]; GO_process: GO:0006089 - lactate metabolic process [Evidence IMP] [PMID 8492799]; GO_process: GO:0055114 - oxidation-reduction process [Evidence IEA,IEA]) — translation MKLLTLDDLEKKASQRIEKSVFDFWQSGAGDLSTLKENRNAFSRYKIIGRTMVDVSRLDTSPKNELFGKKFRAPIGVAPSSHHTLASPRGELATAGACENTKVPIGLSSYSNYSGAEVKDAAPNSAVFFQLYVFKNRKVSEQLVRRAEQAGYKAILLTSDTPYLGQRYADARNNFRLPRNVRLGNFEDLDDGKGNKIKIPHPVEQKKGDSQTASNVIDPSLNWAETIPWLKSITNMQIWAKGIICGEDAQLAIDAGIDGIWVSNHGGRQLDETLPTIEALQDVVDAVKGRVPVHLDGGVRTGADIFKALAIGADFVWVGRPALWGLACNGQKGVEKMLEILIKDLSITMGLAGTPSVADISRKSIVRFGPRYSKL, via the coding sequence ATGAAGCTGCTTACTTTAGATGATCTCGAGAAGAAGGCATCCCAAAGGATAGAGAAATCAGTGTTTGATTTCTGGCAGAGTGGTGCGGGTGATTTGTCCACGTTAAAGGAGAATAGAAATGCATTCTCAAGATATAAAATCATTGGCAGAACAATGGTGGATGTCTCTAGGTTGGATACTTCACCCAAAAACGAGCTATTTGGTAAAAAATTCAGGGCTCCTATAGGTGTTGCTCCAAGTTCACACCATACTCTTGCCAGTCCACGAGGTGAATTGGCAACAGCAGGTGCATGTGAAAACACCAAGGTTCCCATTGGCTTGAGTAGCTATTCCAACTACTCTGGTGCCGAAGTGAAGGATGCTGCTCCAAATTCAGCGGTATTTTTCCAGCTATATGTCTTTAAGAACCGCAAAGTGAGTGAGCAATTAGTCCGTCGAGCGGAGCAGGCCGGATACAAAGCTATTCTGTTGACCTCTGATACTCCTTACCTTGGTCAAAGATATGCTGATGCTCGCAATAACTTCCGTTTGCCTAGAAACGTTAGATTAGGAAATTTTGAAGATCTGGATGATGGAAAGGgcaataaaatcaaaattcCTCATCCCGTGGAGCAAAAGAAAGGTGATTCTCAGACAGCTAGTAATGTTATTGACCCTAGTTTGAATTGGGCGGAAACCATTCCTTGGTTGAAGTCTATTACAAACATGCAGATTTGGGCTAAGGGAATCATCTGTGGTGAAGATGCCCAACTGGCAATTGATGCTGGAATTGATGGCATTTGGGTCTCCAATCATGGTGGTAGACAGTTGGATGAGACCCTCCCTACAATTGAGGCACTGCAAGATGTTGTGGACGCTGTGAAGGGCCGTGTTCCCGTCCACTTGGATGGCGGCGTCCGAACTGGTGCAGATATTTTTAAAGCATTGGCTATTGGGGCTGATTTTGTCTGGGTTGGTAGACCTGCCCTATGGGGATTGGCTTGCAATGGCCAAAAAGGTGTCGAAAAAATGCTCGAAATCCTTATCAAAGATCTCAGCATTACCATGGGTCTTGCGGGTACGCCATCTGTAGCTGATATAAGTCGTAAATCCATCGTTCGCTTTGGTCCTAGATATTCAAAACTTTAA
- the ARO80 gene encoding Aro80p (Zinc finger transcriptional activator of the Zn2Cys6 family; activates transcription of aromatic amino acid catabolic genes in the presence of aromatic amino acids; GO_component: GO:0005634 - nucleus [Evidence IEA,IEA,IEA]; GO_component: GO:0005634 - nucleus [Evidence IDA] [PMID 14562095]; GO_component: GO:0005634 - nucleus [Evidence IDA] [PMID 23651256]; GO_function: GO:0003677 - DNA binding [Evidence IEA]; GO_function: GO:0046872 - metal ion binding [Evidence IEA]; GO_function: GO:0043565 - sequence-specific DNA binding [Evidence IDA] [PMID 19158363]; GO_function: GO:0000981 - sequence-specific DNA binding RNA polymerase II transcription factor activity [Evidence IEA]; GO_function: GO:0000981 - sequence-specific DNA binding RNA polymerase II transcription factor activity [Evidence ISS] [PMID 10207060]; GO_function: GO:0000981 - sequence-specific DNA binding RNA polymerase II transcription factor activity [Evidence IDA] [PMID 23651256]; GO_function: GO:0008270 - zinc ion binding [Evidence IEA]; GO_process: GO:0006559 - L-phenylalanine catabolic process [Evidence IEA]; GO_process: GO:0009074 - aromatic amino acid family catabolic process [Evidence IMP] [PMID 10207060]; GO_process: GO:0009083 - branched-chain amino acid catabolic process [Evidence IEA]; GO_process: GO:0045944 - positive regulation of transcription from RNA polymerase II promoter [Evidence IMP] [PMID 10207060]; GO_process: GO:0006355 - regulation of transcription, DNA-templated [Evidence IEA,IEA]; GO_process: GO:0006366 - transcription from RNA polymerase II promoter [Evidence IEA]; GO_process: GO:0006351 - transcription, DNA-templated [Evidence IEA]; GO_process: GO:0006569 - tryptophan catabolic process [Evidence IEA]; GO_process: GO:0006572 - tyrosine catabolic process [Evidence IEA]), producing MSSSVSPENAAETFLRKRAFKACLHCRSKKAKCQFEGVDFNPPCLRCRREGKECRFVPSRRGGGNRNRVAVDTLSHQSVTQVGNGSSSIISNTTTDITGINGLAGIDGDLSNGADLRHNPTSSVIKSSISKVTSGRNEKKGQLSGSENNPDHGPAHSPTSTVNSSDYSAHSYSHKFVDAESIADHDLRNPADAVEMMALANHSQFKKGDIVQIQKQNSQSHPAQLSDVNLVRVGILSPTELKTYVSLFFNRYHHFMPIVPESKMPLNDQQLVQFALKEPILLCAMVVVATRYESILIHKACWKYFQLEISSLVWGGKPNTGIVEALLLISDNLPLITDADVSTEDEEIHKYEERLSWNLVGLAIRNSYLMGFDQKTLLSVSEVTDEDTHRQRLAWTYCYIFDRQTSVRAGKAFWSRGPGICFQNQVGFGLPVGQTSIMNFPTLASSILGDENAAFVQVMLEVTQILTNVHDSLYPSRDRTIALAEVGDYCRLLDEFIRTFSEFEITWESRQWRIPPVNEMVWMSFHFSALYAYSFGFQAHIRRAIAMVRLARQMNPTADGDVPIVASIFPRGVTATADSKYILESIKAATKIVSICVNELSPSGLLSYLPYRFYGYISYAAVFLIKAVFTGAISSSSQPATLGLLDRLIRNLETIGTENNTSRQNYYHPCAPISEQLKFLMNSLLSFNEEHKHSPEEASTRFGPDETANEFHFELNDDDLDQLNSLLTLEVNENWLNLDL from the coding sequence ATGTCGAGCAGTGTTTCTCCAGAAAATGCGGCCGAGACATTTCTACGGAAACGAGCGTTTAAAGCTTGTTTACACTGCCGGTCGAAAAAAGCCAAGTGTCAATTTGAAGGTGTGGACTTCAATCCTCCGTGCTTGAGATGCAGGCGAGAAGGCAAGGAGTGTCGTTTCGTACCTAGTCGAAGAGGCGGAGGTAACAGAAATCGGGTTGCAGTTGACACCTTGAGCCATCAGTCAGTTACCCAAGTAGGCAATGGATCAAGTAGCATTATTTCTAATACTACTACTGATATCACTGGTATTAATGGTCTTGCTGGAATTGACGGTGATTTGAGTAATGGGGCAGATCTCCGTCATAACCCCACTAGCTCGGTTATTAAGAGCTCAATAAGCAAAGTTACTTCAGGGCGAAACGAAAAGAAAGGCCAATTATCGggatctgaaaataatcCAGACCATGGTCCTGCGCATAGTCCTACGTCAACTGTGAATTCTTCTGATTATTCGGCACACTCTTACTCCCATAAATTTGTAGATGCAGAGTCCATAGCAGACCACGACTTGCGAAACCCTGCTGACGCCGTTGAAATGATGGCATTGGCAAACCATAGCCAATTTAAGAAGGGTGATATAGTACAGATACAAAAGCAAAACTCTCAGAGTCATCCAGCCCAGTTATCAGATGTGAACCTTGTTCGAGTAGGTATTTTGAGCCCCACAGAGCTCAAAACTTATGTatctttgtttttcaaCAGATACCATCACTTCATGCCCATTGTTCCTGAATCAAAGATGCCGTTAAATGACCAGCAACTTGTCCAATTTGCTCTGAAAGAGCCCATTTTGCTTTGTGCAATGGTTGTGGTGGCCACCCGCTACGAGTCTATCTTAATTCATAAGGCATGCTGGAAATACTTTCAACTCGAGATAAGCTCTTTAGTGTGGGGAGGAAAACCCAACACTGGAATCGTTGAGGCATTACTACTGATTAGTGACAATCTTCCACTGATAACCGATGCAGATGTCAGtactgaagatgaagaaattCATAAATACGAAGAGAGATTATCCTGGAATCTGGTAGGCTTGGCTATCAGGAATAGTTACCTGATGGGGTTTGATCAAAAAACACTGCTGTCAGTGTCCGAAGTCACTGATGAAGACACTCATCGGCAACGCCTGGCATGGACCTATTGTTATATTTTCGATAGACAGACATCCGTTCGTGCTGGTAAGGCCTTTTGGAGTCGGGGTCCTGGTATctgttttcaaaatcaagttGGATTTGGATTACCTGTTGGTCAGACCTCAATAATGAACTTCCCAACTCTTGCATCTTCAATTTTGGgtgatgaaaatgctgcATTCGTTCAAGTGATGCTTGAAGTTACACAAATTCTTACTAATGTCCATGATTCACTGTACCCCAGCAGAGATCGAACTATTGCTCTTGCTGAGGTAGGCGACTATTGTCGATTATTGGACGAGTTTATCAGGACTTTTTCCGAGTTCGAAATTACCTGGGAGTCTCGCCAATGGAGAATTCCTCCTGTCAATGAGATGGTTTGGATGAGTTTTCACTTTTCGGCCCTGTATGCTTATTCATTTGGTTTCCAAGCTCATATTCGAAGGGCTATTGCTATGGTCAGACTGGCAAGGCAGATGAATCCTACTGCTGATGGCGATGTGCCTATTGTTGCCAGCATCTTTCCTCGAGGTGTAACAGCTACGGCAGACTCGAAATATATTCTTGAATCCATAAAAGCAGCCACCAAAATTGTTTCGATTTGTGTTAATGAACTGAGTCCCTCAGGTTTATTGTCCTATCTCCCCTATCGGTTCTATGGATATATAAGTTATGCAGCAGTGTTTCTGATCAAAGCCGTCTTCACGGGTGCGATTTCGTCTTCTAGTCAGCCAGCAACTCTCGGTCTATTGGATAGGCTGATCCGTAATCTGGAAACTATCGGGACCGAAAACAATACCTCAAGACAAAACTACTATCACCCCTGTGCGCCGATATCTGAGCAGTTGAAATTTCTCATGAACTCgcttctttctttcaaCGAAGAGCATAAACATtctcctgaagaagcaaGTACGAGATTTGGTCCTGATGAGACTGCTAATGAGTTTCACTTTGAATTAAATGACGATGACCTTGATCAGTTGAATAGTCTATTAACTCTGGAAGTGAATGAAAACTGGCTCAACTTGGACCTATAA
- the SPS19 gene encoding Sps19p (Peroxisomal 2,4-dienoyl-CoA reductase; auxiliary enzyme of fatty acid beta-oxidation; homodimeric enzyme required for growth and sporulation on petroselineate medium; expression induced during late sporulation and in the presence of oleate; GO_component: GO:0005782 - peroxisomal matrix [Evidence IDA] [PMID 9268358]; GO_component: GO:0005777 - peroxisome [Evidence IEA,IEA]; GO_function: GO:0008670 - 2,4-dienoyl-CoA reductase (NADPH) activity [Evidence IEA]; GO_function: GO:0008670 - 2,4-dienoyl-CoA reductase (NADPH) activity [Evidence IDA,ISS] [PMID 9268358]; GO_function: GO:0016491 - oxidoreductase activity [Evidence IEA]; GO_process: GO:0030437 - ascospore formation [Evidence IEP,IMP] [PMID 7969036]; GO_process: GO:0009062 - fatty acid catabolic process [Evidence IDA,ISS] [PMID 9268358]; GO_process: GO:0055114 - oxidation-reduction process [Evidence IEA]; GO_process: GO:0030435 - sporulation resulting in formation of a cellular spore [Evidence IEA]): MTDFVNSLFSLKNKNAIITGGTRGIGASIAEGLAGAGAHVILLQRDLSNTTTADRIKKAGGQATIIECDLGVNSQVNNVVPKVLKIVDHIDILINCGGIQRRFPAEDFPEQDWDDVLQINLKSVFLLIRNVGKHMLTSDRKGRGNGKIISIASLVSFQGGLTVPAYTAAKHGITGITKSFANEWSSKGINVNAIAPGYIATDMTDALMKDENRSRQIMERIPAQRWGKPSDFMGPVIFLSSPASDYVCGDCMLVDGGWMGR; this comes from the coding sequence ATGACTGATTTTGTTAATAGCCTTTTCTCGCTGAAGAATAAGAACGCTATTATCACTGGTGGCACACGTGGTATTGGTGCATCTATTGCAGAGGGTCTCGCAGGAGCCGGAGCCCACGTCATCTTACTGCAAAGGGACCTGTcaaacaccaccaccgctgACAGAATTAAAAAAGCCGGTGGTCAAGCTACAATAATCGAATGCGACTTGGGGGTTAACAGTCAAGTCAACAATGTTGTCCCTAAAGTCTTGAAGATTGTGGACcatattgatattcttaTTAATTGTGGAGGAATTCAAAGGAGATTTCCTGCTGAAGACTTCCCAGAGCAAGACTGGGATGACGTTCTACAGATCAATCTCAAGTCTGTATTTTTGCTCATTCGTAATGTTGGCAAGCACATGCTAACCTCGGATCGTAAAGGAAGAGGCAATGGAAAAATAATTAGTATTGCCAGTCTCGTTTCGTTTCAAGGTGGTCTGACAGTACCTGCGTATACAGCAGCAAAACATGGTATCACCGGTATTACCAAATCGTTTGCAAACGAATGGTCATCAAAAGGTATTAATGTGAATGCTATCGCTCCTGGCTATATTGCTACTGATATGACCGATGCTCTTATGAAGGACGAAAATAGATCCAGGCAGATCATGGAACGCATTCCTGCCCAAAGGTGGGGTAAGCCTTCAGATTTCATGGGCCCCGTTATTTTCCTGTCGAGTCCCGCCAGTGACTATGTGTGTGGTGATTGCATGTTGGTAGATGGTGGATGGATGGGTCGTTAA